From Thermodesulfobacteriota bacterium:
ATTGAAATAAATAAATCCCTGGGAAATCCGTCAAGCCTTTGGTTGAATAATTCTATCTGATCATGCTCCTTTGAAGGCAGTGATTCATAATAACGTTCCAGATTTTCATCAATAAATGGGAGGCAGGATAAAACCGATCTGGCATCCATGTTTACAAGATTGTCGATGGTTAAAAGCTTCTTAAGCTGGCATAATGTTAACCAGCAAAAATCATCGTGCAATTGAATGTCTTTATTCACTTCCACAATCATATTGCGGTTTCTTTTTCGAAGAAAGCGGGAACCCTGTTCAGTCTGTAACTGGTCGATTAAAAATTTTGATTTTGTTCTGTCAAGAAAATATTCAAGATAAACTGGCTCTTTGCCTTTATGTACCTGGGTGTAGTTACTTTTAGTGGCTTGAACGGTAGGAGACAACTGGATGATGTTTACATTGCCCGGTTCCATCTTTGCCTGCATGAGAAAATATTTAACACCGTCAAACTCTTTGGTTATAATACCGAGAATCCCAATTTCGGGCTGGTTGATAATCGGTTGGTCCCATTTTTTAATATGTCCAAAATTTGTATTTACCCTGATTCCTTCAACTTTGAAAAATTTTCCGGAATTGTGAACAAGATTTCGTGATTGACTTTCAAAATACCAGTTGTCAAATTCATTGAAAGGGATCTGTTCTACTGAGAACCGATGTGATGTTTTTCTGGAGTTAAACCAGGACATAAATTCATCCATGCTCTGGAATCGATTTTCTATTGTTAAAGCAGAGCGTAAAAAACCGGATTCTTTGGAATTAAGATTTCCTACCATATCCATTTTATGTTTTCTTTTGTTTTTTTAACATCGTTATTAAATTCATTTATGAATGTCAATCAGATGAGTTATGATTGTTCCCCCACAATTCTTATGTACTCTTCCCAGTTTCTTATTGATTTTAAAATATCATAATGAGTATTAGCCAGAACCAGACAAACTGCGTCATGAGAGAAGTCATAGAGTTTTATGAAAATCATTCTTGGGATATAGAGACCGCGTGTGGCATTATCCATTTCGTATGTTTTTGATGTCACTCCGTCAGCAATATCTATTTTAAATGTTCCAGAAGGGGCAATTATGACCTGATCTGTATCGATGTGAGCATGCCCGCCTCTGCCAGCTGTAATATGGTGCATATAAAAAATGCGCTTTATAGTAAAGGGAATATCTGTTCCACTTTCTATAGATGTTAATATACCTCGGGAATC
This genomic window contains:
- a CDS encoding NDP-hexose 2,3-dehydratase family protein, coding for MDMVGNLNSKESGFLRSALTIENRFQSMDEFMSWFNSRKTSHRFSVEQIPFNEFDNWYFESQSRNLVHNSGKFFKVEGIRVNTNFGHIKKWDQPIINQPEIGILGIITKEFDGVKYFLMQAKMEPGNVNIIQLSPTVQATKSNYTQVHKGKEPVYLEYFLDRTKSKFLIDQLQTEQGSRFLRKRNRNMIVEVNKDIQLHDDFCWLTLCQLKKLLTIDNLVNMDARSVLSCLPFIDENLERYYESLPSKEHDQIELFNQRLDGFPRDLFISMIDRKHVCHSSDEIISWFTELKTRYELKIEHIPLKDVSGWIRTEREIVHDKNKFFSVIAVSVKAGSREVYRWTQPLLKHTSYGIVGFITKKINGILHFLVQAKVEPGNFDIVEMAPTVSCSGAEDRIQQPTRPPFLDIFMNASSRHIKYSAVQSEEGGRFYHFQNKYMVLELEPSDLLEIPENYMWMTLGQIMEFTKYNFFNIEARGLLSCLSLL
- a CDS encoding FdtA/QdtA family cupin domain-containing protein gives rise to the protein MDLLKNIRWIDLPSKVDSRGILTSIESGTDIPFTIKRIFYMHHITAGRGGHAHIDTDQVIIAPSGTFKIDIADGVTSKTYEMDNATRGLYIPRMIFIKLYDFSHDAVCLVLANTHYDILKSIRNWEEYIRIVGEQS